The nucleotide window AAATATAATTTATGAATAAATGAAGTATCCGGATTATTTACTCCCTGTCCCTGATATTCATACGCTCCGATATCTATTCTGCCGTTGTAAATTCTTTGATTTCCTGCCAAATCCAGTTCCGGTAAATTTAGTCCCGTAGTATCCGGTGTGCCGGCGTTTATGCAGGGAGAATCTTCCGTGAGTTCATAACTGAACGGATCTCCGCCCACAAAGATTGGCTCCTCGTCTATGTTTCCCGGTCCCCAGTTGACTGTGCCATTGTTGTTTGTATTAATTGCATTAATTCCATTCTCAATATTGCAGT belongs to Candidatus Cloacimonadota bacterium and includes:
- a CDS encoding choice-of-anchor Q domain-containing protein; translated protein: CNIENGINAINTNNNGTVNWGPGNIDEEPIFVGGDPFSYELTEDSPCINAGTPDTTGLNLPELDLAGNQRIYNGRIDIGAYEYQGQGVNNPDTSFIHKLYLFQNQPNPFKDETEILFITTDYERVEDYQLSIYNVRGQLIKRYNGKKDEFWAKTKIIWDGKDRYGNEVSAGTYFYKLEYGKNAVVRKMVKVGE